From the genome of Caloranaerobacter sp. TR13, one region includes:
- a CDS encoding acetyl-CoA carboxylase carboxyltransferase subunit alpha, which produces MFNHLGFEKPIIELENKVKELEKFSVEHNVDLSKEIDILKIKLNAMKKQVYGNLTPWQKVKLARLPERPTSIDYIKKIIPNFIEFHGDRLYGEDKAIIGGIGTIEGIPVTVIGHQKGKDLKENIERNFGMPHPEGYRKALRLMKQAEKFNRPIVTFVDTPGAYCGIAAEERGQGEAIATNLIEMSKLKVPIIIIVIGEGGSGGALALGVGDRVCMLEHSVYSVISPEGLASILWKDANLAQKAANIMKLTSRDLLQFGVIDKIIEEPLGGAHKDIAFVAEKIKEYILSEIPKLMKFDKKDLLNLRYDKIRKIGIWQ; this is translated from the coding sequence ATGTTTAACCATTTAGGATTTGAGAAACCTATAATTGAATTAGAAAATAAGGTTAAGGAATTAGAAAAGTTTAGTGTAGAGCATAATGTAGATTTATCAAAGGAAATAGATATATTGAAAATTAAATTAAATGCAATGAAAAAACAAGTATATGGTAATTTAACACCATGGCAAAAAGTAAAGCTAGCAAGACTTCCAGAAAGACCTACATCTATTGACTATATAAAAAAGATAATACCTAATTTTATTGAGTTTCATGGGGATAGACTTTATGGAGAAGATAAAGCGATAATTGGCGGAATAGGTACAATAGAAGGTATTCCTGTAACAGTAATTGGTCATCAAAAAGGTAAAGATTTAAAGGAAAATATAGAAAGAAATTTTGGTATGCCTCATCCAGAAGGATACAGGAAAGCATTAAGACTTATGAAACAGGCCGAAAAATTCAACAGACCGATTGTAACTTTTGTTGATACACCTGGTGCTTATTGTGGTATAGCAGCAGAAGAAAGAGGGCAGGGAGAGGCTATTGCAACAAATCTTATTGAGATGAGTAAGTTAAAGGTGCCTATAATTATTATTGTAATTGGTGAAGGTGGAAGTGGTGGTGCTTTAGCTTTAGGGGTAGGTGATAGAGTTTGTATGTTAGAACACTCTGTCTATTCTGTTATATCACCAGAAGGCCTTGCGAGTATATTATGGAAGGATGCAAATTTAGCTCAAAAGGCTGCAAATATTATGAAATTAACTTCTAGAGATTTACTACAATTTGGAGTTATAGATAAGATAATTGAAGAACCTTTAGGAGGGGCTCATAAAGATATAGCTTTTGTAGCAGAAAAAATAAAGGAATATATATTGAGTGAAATTCCTAAATTAATGAAATTTGATAAAAAGGATTTACTTAATTTGAGATATGATAAAATCAGAAAAATAGGAATTTGGCAGTAA
- the accD gene encoding acetyl-CoA carboxylase, carboxyltransferase subunit beta encodes MIKDLFRKRKYATITLYKEDNEDKKLIEEKPKMIEQKTVKNGDKHITCKKCGEVLLIDEVKKNLKVCTKCDYHFRMDSKERINIILDNGSFKEYDKDLKPANPLNFPEYEKKIEAYKKKTSLDEAVVTGEGKIKGYPCVVCIMEPNFMMGSMGSVVGEKITRAIERAIEKKIPLIIFSASGGARMQEGILSLMQMAKTSAALGRLSEEGLLYISVLTDPTTGGVTASFAMLGDIIISEPGALIGFAGPRVIEQTIRQKLPEGFQRAEFLKDKGFVDKIVHRKNLRDVLADILYIHSLRGELDV; translated from the coding sequence ATGATTAAAGACCTCTTTCGTAAAAGAAAGTATGCAACTATAACTTTATATAAAGAGGACAATGAAGATAAAAAGCTAATAGAAGAGAAACCAAAAATGATAGAACAAAAAACTGTGAAAAATGGTGATAAGCATATTACATGTAAGAAATGTGGAGAGGTATTACTTATAGATGAAGTAAAGAAAAATTTAAAGGTTTGTACTAAATGTGATTATCACTTTAGAATGGATTCAAAAGAAAGAATAAATATAATTTTGGATAATGGAAGCTTTAAGGAATATGATAAAGACTTGAAACCAGCTAATCCTCTAAATTTTCCAGAGTATGAAAAAAAGATAGAAGCTTATAAAAAGAAGACGTCACTTGATGAAGCTGTAGTGACAGGTGAAGGAAAAATTAAAGGGTATCCGTGTGTTGTGTGTATTATGGAGCCTAATTTCATGATGGGAAGTATGGGCTCTGTTGTAGGAGAAAAAATAACTAGAGCGATAGAAAGGGCGATAGAAAAGAAAATACCTTTAATTATATTTTCTGCATCTGGAGGAGCTAGGATGCAAGAAGGTATATTATCTCTTATGCAGATGGCAAAAACTTCTGCTGCATTAGGAAGGCTTTCGGAAGAAGGACTTTTATATATATCGGTTCTTACAGACCCAACTACTGGTGGAGTTACAGCAAGTTTTGCTATGTTAGGAGATATTATAATATCTGAGCCAGGAGCTCTTATTGGTTTTGCAGGTCCTAGAGTAATTGAGCAGACTATAAGACAAAAACTTCCTGAAGGCTTTCAAAGGGCTGAATTCTTAAAAGATAAAGGCTTTGTAGACAAGATAGTTCATAGAAAAAATCTAAGAGATGTATTAGCAGATATATTATATATACACTCTTTAAGAGGTGAGTTAGATGTTTAA
- a CDS encoding acetyl-CoA carboxylase biotin carboxylase subunit, with protein MFKKILIANRGEIAVRIIRACKEMGIKTVAIYSEMDKDCLHVHLADEAVCIGPASPTKSYLNIQNIISAALSIGADAIHPGYGFLSENPKFALVCKEHDIKFIGPYPEHIVKMGDKAEARRTMINAGVPVVPGSEGSVNGLDEAKDIAKKIGFPVMIKAASGGGGRGMRVVRNEEEFEKNFIMAQREALSAFNDDSMYIEKLIENPRHIEFQILADEYGNIIHLGDRDCSLQRRNQKVLEEAPSAAVDDELRNKMGEAAIRAAKAVGYVNAGTVEFLLDKDKNFYFIEMNTRIQVEHPVTEAVTGIDLIKEQIKIASGEKLSILQQDVTIKGHAIECRINAENVRENFRPSPGLIEVYHTAGGYGVRIDSHLYSGYVIPPTYDSMIGKLIVWGENRLEAISRMKRVLEETVIEGISTNIDFHLDILSNERFIKNEIDTSFVNEVILEKYVER; from the coding sequence ATGTTTAAAAAAATATTGATAGCAAATAGAGGTGAAATTGCAGTTAGGATTATAAGGGCTTGTAAAGAAATGGGGATTAAGACTGTTGCGATCTATTCGGAGATGGATAAAGATTGTCTGCATGTTCATTTAGCTGATGAAGCTGTATGCATAGGTCCAGCATCACCTACAAAGAGTTATTTGAATATACAAAATATAATTAGTGCAGCCTTATCTATAGGAGCAGATGCAATCCATCCTGGATATGGCTTTTTATCTGAAAATCCTAAATTTGCTTTAGTTTGCAAAGAACATGATATAAAATTTATAGGACCTTATCCTGAGCATATAGTAAAAATGGGTGATAAGGCTGAAGCAAGAAGAACTATGATTAATGCAGGAGTACCAGTTGTTCCTGGTTCTGAAGGTTCTGTAAATGGATTGGATGAAGCTAAAGATATTGCTAAAAAAATAGGATTTCCTGTAATGATAAAAGCAGCTAGTGGCGGTGGTGGTAGAGGTATGAGGGTAGTGCGTAATGAAGAGGAATTTGAAAAAAATTTTATTATGGCACAAAGAGAAGCACTATCTGCGTTTAATGATGACTCTATGTATATAGAAAAGCTTATTGAAAATCCTAGACACATAGAATTTCAGATATTAGCAGATGAGTATGGTAATATTATTCATCTAGGAGATAGAGATTGCTCTCTGCAGCGAAGAAATCAAAAAGTGCTTGAGGAAGCTCCAAGCGCAGCAGTTGATGATGAGTTGAGAAATAAAATGGGTGAAGCTGCAATAAGGGCTGCTAAGGCTGTAGGCTATGTTAATGCTGGTACTGTAGAGTTTTTGCTAGATAAAGACAAAAATTTTTATTTTATTGAGATGAATACAAGAATACAGGTAGAGCATCCTGTTACGGAGGCAGTGACTGGCATAGATTTGATAAAAGAGCAGATTAAAATAGCATCAGGAGAAAAGTTAAGTATATTACAACAGGATGTAACAATTAAAGGACATGCGATTGAATGTAGAATAAATGCGGAAAATGTTAGAGAAAATTTTAGACCTTCACCAGGATTAATAGAAGTTTATCATACAGCTGGCGGATATGGTGTTAGAATAGATAGCCATTTATATAGTGGATATGTAATACCGCCAACATATGATTCTATGATTGGCAAACTAATTGTTTGGGGAGAGAATAGATTAGAAGCGATTAGTAGAATGAAAAGAGTTTTAGAGGAAACTGTAATTGAAGGCATTAGTACTAATATAGATTTTCATTTAGACATTTTAAGTAATGAAAGATTCATAAAGAATGAAATTGATACTTCATTTGTAAATGAAGTTATTTTAGAAAAATATGTTGAGAGGTGA
- the accB gene encoding acetyl-CoA carboxylase biotin carboxyl carrier protein — MNIKDIKELILTIDKTSINKVDIETGDIKISISKSSDVVLSSENLVEGAKLEETKKELLTSKKIIDDENIFIVKSPIVGTFYTSPSPGAEPFVKVGDKVTEGQTLCIIEAMKIMNEITSEVSGQIVEVLVENEEVVEYGQPLIKIRR, encoded by the coding sequence ATGAACATTAAGGATATAAAAGAGTTAATATTGACAATTGACAAAACTAGTATAAATAAAGTGGATATTGAAACTGGAGATATTAAAATTAGCATAAGTAAATCAAGCGATGTTGTTTTAAGTAGTGAGAATCTAGTTGAGGGAGCTAAATTAGAAGAAACTAAAAAAGAACTATTAACAAGTAAGAAAATAATTGATGATGAAAATATATTTATTGTTAAATCACCTATTGTAGGTACCTTCTATACATCTCCAAGTCCAGGAGCTGAACCTTTTGTAAAGGTAGGAGACAAAGTTACTGAAGGGCAGACTTTATGCATTATAGAAGCTATGAAAATAATGAATGAAATAACAAGTGAAGTTTCAGGTCAGATTGTTGAAGTACTAGTTGAAAATGAGGAAGTAGTTGAGTATGGTCAGCCTTTGATAAAGATTAGGAGGTAA
- a CDS encoding zinc dependent phospholipase C family protein, producing MPDVWTHLLCGYDVINSLENQEWKRVLNKKINIFKLGCQGPDVFLYNDFWPWKKKKRGPKFGKIMHLKRTGDFFIESFKYLKKRVNNYDDYLTLFTYLSGFICHFGLDKNAHPFIHYQAGVYDESNLDTFKYSIYHKKLELIIDTILLKERKNLYTYKYPVYKEFNVEKIPNVLTDFYIYILKKLYTPEIEVDFIEDSFKDMIKVLKIIHDPWGYKKVFLNMIDIVIKKQIDYSSLTYPRHIDEKKDYLNRKHNLWNHPCIKEEIYYESFDDIYMRSVLESQEMIEGAIKYINGEVREQELIRCFPNISYSTGKHVDEDCKLIYYDPIFDR from the coding sequence ATGCCTGATGTATGGACACATTTGTTATGTGGATATGATGTTATTAATTCTTTAGAAAATCAAGAATGGAAAAGAGTATTGAATAAAAAAATTAATATATTCAAATTGGGATGTCAAGGGCCCGATGTATTTTTATACAATGATTTTTGGCCTTGGAAGAAGAAAAAAAGAGGACCTAAATTTGGTAAAATCATGCATTTAAAAAGAACTGGTGATTTTTTTATTGAAAGTTTTAAGTATCTTAAAAAAAGAGTAAATAATTATGACGACTATTTGACACTTTTTACTTACCTATCAGGCTTTATTTGTCACTTTGGTTTAGATAAAAATGCTCATCCTTTTATTCACTATCAAGCTGGAGTATATGATGAAAGTAATCTTGATACGTTTAAATATAGTATATATCATAAGAAATTAGAGCTTATTATAGATACAATTTTATTAAAAGAAAGAAAAAATTTATATACTTACAAGTATCCAGTATATAAGGAGTTTAATGTAGAGAAAATACCTAATGTATTGACAGATTTTTACATATATATTTTGAAAAAATTATATACACCTGAGATAGAAGTAGATTTTATTGAAGATTCTTTTAAGGATATGATTAAAGTTTTAAAAATAATACATGATCCTTGGGGTTATAAGAAGGTTTTTCTAAACATGATAGATATAGTTATTAAAAAACAAATTGACTATAGCAGTTTAACTTATCCAAGGCATATAGATGAAAAAAAAGATTATTTGAATAGAAAACATAATTTGTGGAATCATCCGTGCATAAAAGAAGAAATTTATTATGAAAGTTTTGATGATATATATATGAGATCCGTTTTAGAAAGCCAAGAAATGATAGAAGGGGCTATTAAATATATAAATGGAGAAGTAAGAGAACAAGAGTTAATAAGATGCTTCCCTAATATATCTTATTCTACTGGTAAACATGTTGATGAAGACTGTAAACTTATTTATTATGACCCTATCTTTGATAGATAG
- a CDS encoding aminopeptidase — MADQRIVKLAKLLVNYSLEIKKGDYLLITGYDIAHPLIKEVYREAIRNGAHVETHISLPGLNEIFLKEASDEQLEFVSPIQKFVSENFDAMLSIWGGYNEKTLSNIDAKRIQKRRTATREINIKFMNRMGKDLRWCGTQFPTYASAQEANMSLEEYEDFVYGAGLLDKDDPIKEWIQISKKQERICEYLNSKKTLHIVSKDTDLKMSIEGRKWINCDGKANFPDGEVFTTPIENTVEGYIRFSYPGIFMGKEIEDIRLEFKEGKVVKATAAKGEDLLHALLDTDEGAKYLGEIAIGTNYGIRKFTKNMLFDEKIGGTVHAAIGAAPKETGGKNESGIHWDMLCDMKDGGRIYADGELFYKDGKFLID, encoded by the coding sequence TTGGCAGATCAAAGGATTGTAAAATTAGCTAAGCTTCTAGTTAACTACTCTCTAGAAATTAAAAAAGGAGACTATTTATTGATTACAGGTTATGATATAGCACATCCATTAATAAAGGAAGTATATAGAGAAGCTATAAGAAATGGTGCTCATGTAGAGACTCATATATCACTTCCGGGCTTAAATGAAATATTTTTGAAAGAAGCTAGTGATGAACAGTTAGAGTTTGTCAGTCCGATACAGAAATTTGTATCAGAAAATTTTGATGCTATGTTATCAATTTGGGGAGGATACAACGAAAAAACTCTATCCAATATTGATGCAAAGAGAATACAAAAGAGAAGAACAGCAACTAGAGAAATTAACATTAAATTTATGAACAGAATGGGTAAAGACTTAAGGTGGTGTGGAACACAATTTCCTACTTATGCAAGCGCACAAGAAGCTAATATGAGCTTAGAGGAATATGAAGATTTTGTTTATGGAGCAGGGCTCTTAGACAAAGATGATCCTATAAAAGAATGGATACAAATTTCTAAAAAACAGGAAAGGATTTGTGAATATCTAAATTCTAAGAAGACATTACATATTGTATCAAAGGATACTGATCTTAAAATGAGTATTGAAGGTAGAAAGTGGATAAACTGCGATGGTAAAGCAAATTTTCCAGATGGAGAAGTCTTTACAACTCCAATAGAAAATACAGTTGAAGGTTATATAAGATTTAGTTATCCTGGAATTTTTATGGGTAAAGAAATTGAAGACATAAGGTTAGAGTTTAAAGAAGGGAAAGTAGTTAAGGCGACTGCAGCTAAAGGTGAAGATTTACTTCACGCTTTATTAGATACAGATGAGGGAGCGAAATATTTAGGAGAAATTGCGATAGGTACAAACTATGGAATTCGAAAATTTACAAAGAATATGCTATTTGACGAAAAAATAGGTGGAACAGTACATGCTGCAATAGGTGCAGCTCCTAAGGAAACAGGAGGCAAAAATGAATCTGGAATCCACTGGGATATGTTATGTGATATGAAAGATGGAGGTAGGATTTACGCTGATGGCGAACTATTCTATAAGGATGGAAAATTTTTAATAGATTAA
- the abc-f gene encoding ribosomal protection-like ABC-F family protein yields MIELSLNDVEKYYGANKILKKISFEVKTGERVGVVGSNGAGKTTIFKIIAGIGNYENGIISIRKGATIGYLDQIPVYPCEYKVIDVLNTAFEELFKIRRDMKKLEEKMNIMKGEELDKVIKRYGQLQSLFEYKGGYDIEEKLNKICTGLKIKEDFRERKFSTLSGGEKTTVLLGKILLQNPDILLLDEPSNHLDIESIEWLESFLNEYSGTVLIISHDRYFLDRVVNKIIEIEAGEAKMFYGNYSYYVKEKERQLLETYQAYKNQQKKIKDMEEAIKRFRDWGYRADNADMFKKAKNMEKRLERMEKIEKPILEKQKIQLNFSISNRSGKDVIIIKELSKSFGNNIIFKKLNLHVRYGEKLGILGKNGSGKSTLIKILLNQYIPDQGEVIIGSGVKIGYLEQDIIFDNEDSTILEVFRDYFPMPEDKARRILAKFLFYSEDIFKKVKNLSGGEKTRLKLCLLMQQDINTLILDEPTNHLDIDSREMLEDALSNFRGTIIFISHDRYFINKIADRLVELEDKKLINYLGNYDYYKNEKEKRMLSNNINNQVKQKEIKKGHKERASKRKMNVDKQICDLEKEIEHLEKLIEEKDKAMEKYKTDYIKLNEIYNEKQKLKLKFEELIDKWIELND; encoded by the coding sequence ATGATTGAGCTAAGTTTAAATGATGTTGAAAAATATTATGGAGCAAATAAAATATTGAAAAAAATTTCTTTTGAGGTTAAAACTGGTGAAAGAGTAGGGGTAGTTGGATCTAACGGTGCGGGAAAAACTACAATATTTAAAATAATAGCTGGTATTGGAAACTATGAAAATGGCATTATATCTATAAGAAAAGGAGCAACGATAGGATATCTTGATCAAATACCTGTCTATCCGTGTGAATATAAGGTAATAGATGTATTAAACACTGCTTTTGAAGAGCTATTCAAAATACGAAGAGATATGAAAAAGCTAGAAGAGAAAATGAATATTATGAAAGGTGAAGAGTTAGATAAAGTTATTAAAAGGTATGGTCAATTACAGTCATTATTTGAATATAAAGGTGGTTATGATATAGAAGAAAAGTTAAACAAAATATGTACAGGTTTGAAAATTAAAGAAGATTTTAGGGAAAGGAAATTTTCTACATTGAGTGGTGGTGAGAAGACTACTGTTTTACTAGGGAAAATTTTATTACAAAATCCAGATATATTATTACTTGATGAGCCTTCAAATCATTTAGATATAGAATCTATTGAATGGCTTGAAAGTTTTCTTAATGAATATAGCGGAACAGTTTTGATAATATCACATGACAGATATTTTCTTGATAGAGTAGTTAATAAAATAATAGAAATAGAAGCAGGGGAAGCTAAAATGTTCTATGGTAATTATTCTTACTATGTTAAAGAAAAAGAAAGACAACTATTAGAGACATATCAGGCTTATAAAAATCAGCAAAAAAAAATAAAAGATATGGAAGAAGCAATAAAGAGGTTTAGAGATTGGGGATACAGAGCTGACAATGCGGATATGTTTAAAAAAGCAAAAAATATGGAAAAAAGGTTAGAGAGAATGGAGAAAATAGAAAAACCAATATTAGAAAAACAAAAAATACAATTAAATTTTTCTATTAGTAATAGATCTGGTAAGGATGTAATAATAATAAAGGAGCTAAGTAAGTCGTTTGGAAATAATATTATTTTTAAAAAACTAAATTTACATGTTAGATATGGAGAAAAATTGGGTATATTAGGTAAAAATGGAAGCGGCAAATCGACACTTATAAAAATATTGTTAAATCAGTATATTCCTGATCAAGGAGAAGTTATTATTGGTTCTGGTGTTAAAATTGGATATCTAGAGCAAGATATAATATTTGATAATGAAGATTCTACTATACTAGAAGTATTTAGAGATTACTTCCCTATGCCTGAAGATAAGGCTAGAAGAATTTTAGCTAAGTTTTTATTTTATAGTGAAGATATATTCAAAAAAGTAAAAAATCTCTCTGGAGGTGAGAAAACAAGATTAAAGTTATGTTTATTGATGCAGCAAGATATAAATACTTTAATCTTAGATGAACCGACAAATCATTTAGATATTGATTCAAGAGAAATGTTAGAAGATGCATTATCAAATTTCAGGGGGACAATTATATTTATTTCTCACGATAGATATTTTATAAATAAAATTGCCGATAGGTTAGTAGAGCTTGAAGACAAAAAATTAATAAATTACCTAGGTAACTATGATTACTATAAAAATGAAAAAGAAAAGAGAATGCTCAGTAATAATATAAATAATCAAGTGAAACAGAAAGAAATAAAGAAAGGTCATAAGGAAAGAGCAAGTAAAAGAAAAATGAATGTAGATAAGCAGATATGCGATTTAGAAAAAGAAATAGAACATTTAGAAAAACTTATTGAAGAAAAAGACAAAGCTATGGAAAAATATAAAACAGATTATATTAAATTAAATGAAATTTATAATGAAAAACAAAAACTTAAACTGAAATTTGAAGAATTAATAGATAAATGGATAGAGTTGAATGATTAA
- a CDS encoding MetS family NSS transporter small subunit, with translation MTVGAWIMLIIGVLFLYGGLFWSVSIAKKSKN, from the coding sequence ATGACCGTTGGAGCATGGATTATGCTTATAATAGGAGTATTATTTTTATACGGAGGGCTTTTCTGGTCTGTATCGATTGCAAAGAAAAGTAAAAATTAA
- a CDS encoding sodium-dependent transporter encodes MHNRERWSTRTAFVFAAIGSAAGLGNAWRFPYMAAQNGGGAFLIPYFIALITAGIPLLIAEFAIGHKFQAGAPTAFSKIKKGWESLGWWAIAASFVIITYYSVIMAWVIDYLCYSLTTAWGSAPKEFFLNKVLQISSGPGELGGFSIPVIIGLVLAWGAIYWCIRNGVHSVGKVVKWTVPLPVIMLGILVVRALTLPGAIDGINFYLNPDFSKLLDPKVWASAYGQVFFTLSLAFGVMIAYASYLPRKSDITNNALITVFANCGISFLAGFAVFGTMGYMAFTKGALVSQVAGNGGVGLAFWTYPEAISLLPFGAVIFSLVFFIMLFTLGIDSAFSLIEGVVAGLVDKWGWNKKKVVRLTCLVGFIISFLYATKGGLYWLDIVDRYINNFGIVAVGLFEAIAIGWIYKTSKLRNYFNPISEVKLGKWYDIMITVITPIALGGILIWNIVQEIIDVVNGKLYGGYPLWSIIIGGWLMLAVVIIVSIVLGKTKSQYNSDVKIMQEE; translated from the coding sequence ATGCATAACAGAGAAAGATGGAGTACAAGGACTGCCTTTGTTTTTGCAGCTATAGGTTCAGCTGCAGGATTAGGTAATGCATGGCGTTTCCCTTATATGGCAGCTCAAAATGGAGGAGGAGCTTTCTTAATACCTTACTTTATTGCTTTAATAACAGCAGGAATTCCTCTACTAATAGCAGAATTTGCTATAGGCCATAAGTTCCAAGCTGGTGCACCTACTGCCTTTAGTAAGATAAAAAAAGGTTGGGAAAGTTTAGGCTGGTGGGCTATTGCAGCTAGTTTTGTAATTATTACTTATTATAGTGTAATTATGGCTTGGGTAATTGATTATTTATGTTATTCTTTAACAACAGCATGGGGTAGTGCGCCAAAAGAATTCTTCTTAAATAAAGTTCTTCAAATTTCTAGTGGTCCTGGTGAATTAGGTGGGTTTAGTATACCAGTAATAATAGGATTGGTATTAGCTTGGGGAGCAATTTATTGGTGTATTAGAAATGGTGTACATTCAGTAGGTAAGGTTGTTAAATGGACTGTACCATTACCTGTTATAATGCTTGGTATATTAGTTGTTAGAGCTTTAACATTACCAGGAGCAATAGATGGTATTAATTTCTATCTAAATCCTGATTTTTCAAAATTATTAGATCCTAAGGTTTGGGCATCGGCATATGGCCAAGTTTTCTTTACATTGAGTTTAGCGTTTGGTGTAATGATTGCCTATGCAAGCTATTTGCCTAGAAAGTCAGATATTACTAACAATGCTCTTATTACTGTGTTTGCAAATTGTGGCATTAGTTTCTTAGCAGGTTTTGCAGTTTTTGGAACAATGGGTTATATGGCTTTTACTAAAGGAGCTCTAGTTAGTCAAGTTGCAGGAAATGGTGGAGTTGGATTAGCTTTTTGGACTTATCCAGAAGCGATAAGCTTATTACCATTTGGTGCAGTAATATTCTCGTTAGTATTCTTTATAATGCTATTTACTTTAGGAATAGATTCAGCATTTTCGCTTATTGAAGGTGTTGTTGCTGGTCTAGTTGATAAATGGGGATGGAATAAGAAAAAAGTTGTGCGCTTAACATGTCTTGTAGGATTTATTATAAGCTTCCTTTATGCTACAAAAGGAGGACTATATTGGCTAGATATTGTTGATAGATATATTAATAACTTTGGAATAGTAGCAGTTGGTTTATTTGAAGCAATTGCTATAGGTTGGATTTATAAAACGTCAAAATTAAGAAATTACTTTAATCCTATATCTGAGGTTAAATTAGGTAAATGGTACGATATAATGATTACTGTTATTACTCCGATAGCTCTTGGTGGAATATTGATTTGGAATATAGTACAAGAGATAATTGATGTAGTAAATGGAAAATTATATGGTGGATATCCACTTTGGTCTATTATAATAGGCGGTTGGTTAATGTTAGCAGTTGTTATTATAGTATCTATAGTATTAGGTAAAACTAAGAGTCAATATAATTCAGATGTAAAAATAATGCAAGAAGAGTAG
- a CDS encoding nitroreductase family protein encodes MKNLDFIYKRHSVRKFKDIDVPIEDIKEIIKAGTYAPSGKNLQNWHFVIVKNKEKIEEMARIVERKNAELANYAKDENTKKSFTKYVKYHTVFRNAPVVILVYAGPYPSTGLELLKEKGASKEELDAVLLPNPGIQNIAAAMENILLAASNMGYGTCWMTGPNYASKEIADYIGFKKEGYFLAAMTPLGVPEESELKSPPRKPLEEVMTIIE; translated from the coding sequence ATGAAAAATTTAGATTTTATCTACAAAAGACATAGTGTTAGAAAATTTAAAGACATAGACGTACCTATAGAAGATATAAAAGAAATAATAAAAGCCGGTACATATGCTCCATCAGGTAAGAATCTGCAAAACTGGCATTTTGTCATTGTAAAGAATAAAGAAAAAATAGAAGAGATGGCTAGAATCGTCGAGAGAAAAAATGCAGAACTTGCAAACTATGCAAAAGATGAAAATACCAAGAAATCTTTTACTAAATATGTAAAATATCATACAGTTTTTAGAAATGCACCAGTAGTAATATTAGTGTATGCTGGTCCATATCCTTCAACTGGTCTTGAACTGCTTAAAGAAAAAGGGGCGTCTAAAGAAGAGCTAGATGCTGTTTTATTACCAAATCCAGGAATACAAAATATCGCAGCTGCCATGGAAAACATTCTTTTAGCTGCATCTAACATGGGATATGGTACTTGCTGGATGACAGGACCTAACTATGCAAGTAAAGAAATAGCTGACTATATAGGTTTTAAAAAGGAAGGATATTTTCTTGCTGCAATGACTCCACTTGGAGTACCAGAAGAATCTGAACTAAAAAGCCCCCCAAGAAAGCCTTTAGAAGAAGTTATGACAATCATTGAATAA